One part of the Tachysurus vachellii isolate PV-2020 chromosome 6, HZAU_Pvac_v1, whole genome shotgun sequence genome encodes these proteins:
- the morn4 gene encoding MORN repeat-containing protein 4 yields MTLTRGSFTYSTGEEYSGEWKEGKRHGVGQLKFSDGTCYKGHFENGLFHGSGILMFPDGSRYEGEFAQGKFQGVGVFSRFDGMKFEGEFKNGRVEGHGLLTFPDGSHGIPRNEGVFSDNKLLKREKSQAVVQRARSSACTARSLSV; encoded by the exons ATGACACTGACCAGGGGCTCCTTCACTTACTCAACTGGAGAAGAGTACAGTGGTGAATGGAAGGAAGGCAA GAGACATGGAGTAGGGCAGCTGAAGTTCTCTGACGGCACTTGTTACAAGGGTCACTTCGAGAACGGCCTGTTTCATGGCTCTGGGATCTTAATGTTCCCTGATGGATCCAG GTATGAAGGTGAATTTGCCCAAGGAAAATTCCAAGGTGTTGGAGTTTTTAGCAGATTTGATGGTATGAAGTTTGAAGGAGAATTCAAAAATGGTCGTGTGGAAGGACATG GCTTACTGACATTTCCGGATGGTTCCCATGGTATTCCACGGAATGAGGGGGTCTTTTCTGACAACAAGCTACTGAAGCGGGAGAAGAGCCAGGCGGTGGTGCAGAGGGCCCGGAGCTCAGCCTGCACTGCACGCAGTCTCTCTGTATGA
- the ankrd2 gene encoding ankyrin repeat domain-containing protein 2, which yields MDKDILWATTIVDQKAELNQQEQKHRTRARKLGILIVDESKAQKQMSDETLNQSIANIQCPVDCENFLKAAINGNVKVVDKFLEVGGDPNTADEFRKSALHMAAFEGHVKIVERLLDKGANIDFRDRLACTAVHWACRGGRVAALKLLQCRGADLNVKDKLLSTPLHVATRTGHWEVVEHLISSGVQINAKDWEGDTALHDAVRLNRYKIAKVLILAGADMTIKNAEGVTAREQVKMWQCDTKEMLEKLDQMK from the exons ATGGATAAGGATATCCTGTGGGCCACGACGATAGTGGACCAaaaagctgagctgaaccaacaAGAGCAG AAACATAGGACACGTGCACGGAAGCTGGGAATTTTGATTGTGGATGAAAGTAAAGCTCAAAAACAGATGAGTGATGAAACACTCAATCAGAGTATTGCAAATATTCAG TGTCCTGTGGATTGTGAAAACTTCTTAAAGGCAGCCATAAATGGAAACGTCAAAGTTGTTGATAAGTTTTTAGAAGTCGGAGGAGACCCAAACACAGCTGATGAG ttCAGAAAATCAGCACTTCACATGGCTGCCTTTGAGGGTCATGTTAAGATTGTGGAGAGATTACTGGATAAGGGAGCAAACATTGACTTCCGTGACCGG TTGGCTTGTACGGCTGTGCACTGGGCCTGCCGGGGTGGACGTGTAGCTGCTCTTAAACTCCTGCAGTGCAGAGGCGCTGACTTAAACGTCaaagacaaa CTTTTGAGCACTCCTTTACATGTGGCTACCAGAACAGGCCATTGGGAAGTCGTGGAGCATCTTATATCCAGTGGTGTCCAGATTAATGCCAAAGACTGG GAGGGTGACACTGCATTGCATGATGCTGTCCGACTGAACCGATACAAAATAGCCAAGGTGCTAATACTGGCTGGAGCAGACATGACGATTAAGAATGCT GAGGGTGTTACAGCGAGGGAGCAGGTGAAGATGTGGCAGTGTGACACTAAGGAGATGCTGGAGAAACTGGACCAGATGAAATag
- the st3gal7 gene encoding ST3 beta-galactoside alpha-2,3-sialyltransferase 7 codes for MVTLKHMSMKEYEETGAPLLGEENSTENPGIRNRRESREFFLAQWKNLGLSVVLLLSCYSAILVPAYLPTKQLTWTESSTEEYMAILNDSAALLSRPCISGLAKAKLQKVLNLHSLLQIPAFLQNGTGHWEQTPPLGLLGSEGTLAQALTVLPLSGLPSVPDRCRRCMVVGSGGILHGKHLGVHIDKYDVIIRMNDAPVFGFEEDAGSRTTIRLIYPEAASFLAQEYQNTAIVALVVFKKLDLEWLTSIVTKKPLSWWSKLWFWREVVNDIPLQPRNFRILNPEILSRTWHVLQTYGKHERKTVPTLGFTGVVLALQLCDEVSLAGFGYDFKHPGSMLHYYGTVRMNQMMAQVVHDVSSERSLLHDLVESGVVYDVTGAV; via the exons ATGGTGACTTTAAAGCACATGAGCATGAAGGAGTATGAGGAGACTGGTGCTCCACTGCTGGGTGAAGAAAACAGCACAGAAAACCCAGGCATTAGAAACAGAAGGGAGTCCAGAGAATTCTTCCTTGCACA GTGGAAAAACCTTGGCCTGAGTGTTGTTCTGCTCCTGAGCTGTTATTCAGCAATCCTTGTCCCTGCTTATTTGCCTACTAAACAACTGACCTGGACTGAAAGCTCCACAGAAGAATATATG GCGATACTGAATGACTCGGCAGCTCTGCTGTCTCGGCCGTGTATAAGCGGCCTGGCTAAGGCAAAGCTGCAGAAAGTGCTGAATCTCCACAGCCTGCTTCAGATTCCTGCATTCCTCCAGAATGGGACTGGACACTGGGAACAGACACCTCCACTTGGTCTTCTAGGTAGTGAGGGTACGTTGGCACAAGCACTTACAGTCCTGCCTCTCTCTGGACTGCCCTCTGTTCCCGACCGTTGCAGGAGATGTATGGTGGTTGGGAGTGGAGGAATCTTACATGGCAAACATCTTGGAGTCCATATTgataaatatgatgtcattataaG AATGAACGATGCACCAGTGTTTGGATTTGAGGAAGACGCAGGCTCAAGAACCACAATTCGACTGATATATCCTGAAGCAGCATCTTTCTTGGCACAAGAATATCAGAATACAGCTATAGTAGCTTTAGTTGTATTCAAGAAACTGGATTTAGAGTGGTTGACCTCTATTGTAACGAAAAAACCTTTG AGCTGGTGGTCTAAACTGTGGTTCTGGAGAGAAGTTGTAAATGATATTCCACTTCAGCCAAGAAACTTCCGCATCTTAAATCCTGAAATACTCAGCCGGACATGGCATGTGCTGCAAACCTATGGAAAACATGAACGCAAG ACGGTGCCTACATTAGGCTTCACTGGTGTGGTGTTAGCATTACAGCTGTGTGATGAAGTTAGCCTGGCAGGTTTTGGCTATGACTTCAAACATCCTGGATCAATGCTCCATTACTACGGGACTGTGCGCATGAACCAAATGATGGCACAAGTAGTgcatgatgtgagctcagaacgTAGTTTACTGCATGACCTTGTTGAGTCTGGAGTCGTGTATGATGTCACAGGTGCAGTGTAA